A region of Alteromonadaceae bacterium 2753L.S.0a.02 DNA encodes the following proteins:
- a CDS encoding ABC-type multidrug transport system permease subunit: MTKTWVFFKLRMLQLKYDKTAVLFSYIFPALMLLGLGYMKSGEGTITVYYHEADTPQAIVEQLSVNKVIKLTPLYNTSKDVKELIRTRAIKHFLSVSKTENDSPSFTVLHSARVENDVESSAVDGVLRAILNGDASTGLNSHKIHGGGSRLGYLQVILPGLIGMTLLIVGLNGFGHVLIEEKHRGLFKNIKTITVSPAPFLTGLFLSRMLISYTVVALLFTIAIFIFDVSPKVNYGLLALIVTLGAISFLGLGLMLATISPTVQAFTGMVNFVQVPFIVLGGVFFSITAFPDWLHSFAQVIPLTRMNIAMQKIMFPGPGMGLQEIRSEVIVLSVWCVGTLAVSYRRFSW; the protein is encoded by the coding sequence ATGACAAAAACATGGGTGTTTTTTAAACTGCGTATGTTGCAGCTTAAATACGATAAAACTGCTGTATTATTTAGCTATATTTTTCCAGCGCTCATGCTGTTGGGGCTTGGCTATATGAAATCGGGAGAGGGCACCATTACGGTTTATTATCACGAGGCCGATACGCCTCAAGCCATTGTTGAGCAACTTTCCGTAAATAAAGTCATTAAACTCACACCACTTTACAATACCAGCAAGGATGTTAAAGAGTTGATTCGCACGCGAGCTATAAAACACTTTTTGAGCGTTTCGAAAACAGAAAATGACAGCCCTTCGTTTACTGTGTTACACAGTGCGAGAGTTGAAAATGATGTTGAGAGTTCTGCGGTAGATGGCGTTTTGAGGGCTATATTGAACGGCGATGCGAGCACAGGTCTAAACAGTCATAAAATTCACGGTGGCGGATCTCGCCTTGGCTATTTGCAGGTAATATTGCCCGGTTTGATAGGCATGACCTTGCTAATAGTAGGACTTAACGGATTTGGTCATGTTTTAATAGAGGAGAAACATCGTGGTTTATTTAAGAATATTAAAACCATAACTGTATCCCCGGCACCATTTCTCACAGGTTTATTTTTGTCGCGAATGCTTATTAGTTATACCGTCGTGGCTCTACTTTTTACAATAGCAATATTTATATTTGATGTATCGCCAAAGGTTAATTATGGCTTACTGGCATTAATAGTAACGCTGGGCGCAATTTCATTTCTCGGCTTGGGCTTAATGCTTGCAACAATTAGTCCTACAGTTCAGGCGTTTACTGGTATGGTAAATTTCGTTCAGGTACCCTTTATTGTTCTAGGAGGCGTGTTTTTCTCAATTACTGCATTTCCCGATTGGCTTCACTCATTCGCCCAGGTCATTCCTTTAACCAGAATGAATATAGCCATGCAGAAAATCATGTTTCCGGGCCCTGGTATGGGTTTACAAGAAATCAGGTCGGAAGTGATCGTTTTAAGCGTGTGGTGCGTTGGAACGCTCGCTGTTTCGTATCGAAGGTTTAGCTGGTAA
- a CDS encoding TfdA family taurine catabolism dioxygenase TauD encodes MKIVDGVKTYVGNDAGFPLILENQSRIKEFDVVSWVERNRDYVTSSIQEYGAILFRGFDIDSVKCFEALAKACTSDNWVEYIEATSPRSQVESKTSTSTDYDRTYKIFPHNEKSYSADWPRYVFFYCKNPASALGSTPLVDCRRVFQSIPEHIKERFRREKLMYVRQFSSYMGIPWQKAFNVDSKNDLEDYCKNNHIDNVEWKDDGTPKLSYLRNTAIKHPQTGEFCWFNHGVFFNVHAMEQKLKDIFLSAFTEDELPYNTYYGSGDRIEKNVVDIISDIYYKNSVSIPYESNDVIFVDNILVAHGREPYEGDRKVYVTMTEKMTLSEAEFIA; translated from the coding sequence ATGAAAATTGTGGACGGTGTAAAGACCTACGTCGGTAACGATGCTGGGTTCCCCTTGATTTTGGAAAACCAAAGTAGAATCAAAGAGTTTGATGTAGTAAGTTGGGTTGAACGGAATAGAGATTATGTTACATCATCGATCCAAGAATATGGTGCAATTTTGTTTCGTGGATTTGATATAGATTCAGTAAAATGCTTTGAAGCATTAGCCAAAGCCTGCACATCTGATAATTGGGTAGAATATATCGAGGCAACGTCACCAAGGTCACAAGTCGAAAGTAAAACCTCCACATCTACTGACTATGATCGCACATATAAGATATTTCCGCATAATGAAAAATCGTATTCAGCAGACTGGCCTAGATATGTATTTTTTTACTGCAAAAATCCAGCGAGCGCTTTGGGAAGTACACCTCTGGTAGATTGCCGGCGTGTATTTCAGTCTATTCCAGAACATATCAAAGAACGTTTTCGTCGCGAAAAGCTAATGTACGTCCGTCAATTTAGCAGTTATATGGGTATTCCCTGGCAAAAAGCGTTTAATGTCGATAGCAAGAATGATTTGGAAGACTACTGCAAAAACAACCATATTGATAATGTTGAGTGGAAGGACGATGGCACACCAAAGCTTAGTTATTTAAGAAACACTGCCATAAAACACCCTCAAACTGGCGAATTTTGCTGGTTTAATCATGGCGTTTTTTTTAATGTCCATGCAATGGAACAAAAGTTAAAAGATATTTTCTTAAGCGCATTTACTGAAGACGAACTCCCATACAATACATATTACGGCTCCGGGGATAGAATCGAAAAAAATGTCGTTGATATTATAAGCGATATTTATTACAAAAATTCTGTTAGCATTCCCTATGAATCTAATGATGTAATTTTTGTCGACAATATTTTAGTTGCACATGGGCGAGAGCCCTATGAAGGAGATCGTAAAGTCTACGTGACTATGACAGAAAAAATGACTCTTTCAGAAGCCGAATTTATCGCTTAA
- a CDS encoding malonyl CoA-acyl carrier protein transacylase yields the protein MLAYVFSGQGAQSRGMGKGLFERYSELTEIADNILGYSIKELCLEDPNRQLNKTQFTQPALFFVNALTYYSKLDDTGEKPDYLAGHSLGEFNALLAAGCFNLETGLKLVKKRGELMSNAPKGGMAAILNLTKDSIVKTLQNNNLTNIDIANYNTRTQIVISGPSQDIEKAEKVFQENDVKFYTLNTDGAFHSRYMQPIKENFQAYIKGFKLVDLKIPVISNVTALPYKNDRIVENIVNQISSCVLWSESVYFLLEEARRTGETLSIEEVGHGEVLTKIISRIMDEEIKLTPPNDKKNSEAAQSLEHADNIKNEQSISALEKVERWNNQHSVGTKVRSVLLEREDLETRTNAMVLLGHRAVVYMKGYKGYFDLNEIQPR from the coding sequence ATGCTGGCATATGTGTTTTCAGGACAAGGCGCTCAATCAAGAGGAATGGGAAAAGGTCTTTTTGAAAGGTACTCAGAACTGACTGAAATAGCCGATAATATACTCGGTTATTCTATTAAAGAGCTTTGTTTGGAAGATCCGAATCGTCAACTAAATAAAACCCAATTTACCCAACCTGCACTTTTTTTCGTCAATGCCCTTACTTATTATAGTAAGCTTGATGATACGGGGGAAAAACCAGATTATTTAGCCGGGCACAGTTTAGGAGAGTTCAACGCTCTGCTCGCCGCAGGTTGCTTTAATTTGGAAACGGGGCTGAAATTGGTCAAAAAACGCGGCGAACTAATGAGCAACGCTCCTAAAGGAGGAATGGCCGCCATACTTAATTTAACAAAAGATAGTATAGTAAAAACCTTGCAGAATAACAATTTAACGAATATAGACATTGCAAACTACAACACACGAACGCAAATTGTTATATCCGGACCAAGTCAAGATATCGAAAAAGCAGAGAAGGTGTTCCAGGAAAATGACGTAAAATTTTACACCTTAAACACGGATGGAGCATTTCATTCGCGTTATATGCAGCCGATTAAGGAAAATTTTCAAGCGTATATAAAAGGTTTTAAGCTTGTTGATCTTAAAATTCCGGTTATATCTAACGTTACTGCATTACCTTATAAAAATGATAGAATTGTAGAAAATATCGTCAATCAAATATCTTCTTGTGTACTGTGGTCAGAAAGTGTGTACTTCTTGCTGGAAGAAGCTAGAAGAACTGGTGAAACGTTATCGATAGAAGAGGTTGGTCACGGCGAGGTTCTCACAAAAATTATCTCACGAATTATGGATGAGGAAATTAAACTTACTCCGCCCAACGATAAGAAAAATAGCGAAGCTGCACAGTCTCTAGAACACGCTGATAATATCAAAAACGAACAGTCAATTAGCGCGTTGGAAAAAGTTGAACGCTGGAACAATCAACATAGTGTCGGCACCAAGGTTCGGTCAGTTTTGCTTGAACGTGAAGACCTCGAAACCCGCACAAATGCCATGGTGTTGCTTGGACACCGTGCAGTAGTTTATATGAAAGGATACAAAGGTTATTTCGATTTAAACGAAATTCAACCACGCTAA
- a CDS encoding bacillaene synthase trans-acting acyltransferase/trans-AT polyketide synthase/acyltransferase/oxidoreductase domain-containing protein has protein sequence MAKPVVFMFPGQGAQYYQMARELYDTHPRFKLWMQHCNEIVSPLIETSLIDKIYQGKKSDDFDRILYSNPALVSVELSLAKVVMEIGVQPDFLVGYSLGEFTAAIISGAMSIEQGLELVVDYAKILEEKSPHGGMLAIIAQEGVISEYSDIFNGCTLASRNFQNNFVVSGLLENILKTQDNLVEIGIPCQKLPVNYAFHSEIMDPLEQDFKRVTKQHNFTNLRTPTISALKTNQITDVNTDHFWELIRHPIEFDSTIRKMANKEDYLFIDVGPSGALATAVKYLLPETTQSKPIELINQFGNDLRTIERFKSVALQ, from the coding sequence ATGGCTAAACCTGTAGTTTTCATGTTTCCCGGTCAAGGTGCACAATATTATCAAATGGCACGCGAACTGTACGATACGCATCCACGATTTAAACTCTGGATGCAGCATTGTAATGAGATCGTTAGCCCCCTAATTGAAACATCTCTTATCGATAAGATTTACCAAGGTAAGAAATCTGATGATTTTGACCGTATCTTATATAGTAATCCTGCGTTGGTTTCTGTCGAGCTAAGTCTTGCTAAAGTTGTTATGGAAATCGGTGTTCAGCCTGATTTTCTTGTTGGTTACAGCTTAGGTGAATTTACTGCTGCAATAATATCCGGCGCCATGTCTATTGAACAGGGCTTAGAACTCGTAGTCGATTATGCAAAAATTCTCGAGGAAAAAAGTCCACATGGGGGTATGCTTGCAATAATTGCCCAAGAAGGTGTAATTTCGGAATATTCAGATATTTTTAATGGGTGTACCTTGGCCAGTCGAAACTTCCAAAATAATTTCGTCGTGAGCGGTCTATTGGAAAATATTCTAAAAACTCAAGACAATCTAGTAGAGATCGGCATTCCTTGTCAAAAGCTGCCTGTTAACTATGCGTTTCACTCAGAAATTATGGATCCACTTGAACAAGATTTTAAACGCGTCACGAAACAACACAACTTCACCAACCTTCGTACACCTACAATATCCGCATTAAAGACAAACCAAATCACTGACGTTAATACGGACCACTTTTGGGAGCTAATTCGTCATCCAATCGAATTTGACAGCACCATACGTAAGATGGCGAATAAAGAAGATTATTTATTTATCGATGTCGGCCCTAGCGGAGCTTTAGCTACCGCCGTAAAATACTTACTACCGGAAACCACGCAATCTAAACCAATTGAGCTTATCAATCAGTTTGGTAACGATTTGCGCACAATTGAACGGTTTAAATCAGTAGCTTTACAGTGA
- a CDS encoding NTE family protein, producing the protein MDTETSSTKKKVGIAFQGGSFLAGALSAGVVRALVRKRVFEEYDIVAFSGTSAGALVAAVCWQYALDDCIESAPDALEKQWLYNTSSLPLIPNQFVGDYYKLVTNLLQHNPIFYNIFELYYVPYMRQKFIEWIHQFIDTKKCVTQLYKKYTERRDYPRFSFGSADILKGTIVGFSDENLLQVLKEGVAKSQQIAGRSSVSDDDVQQGLDKGSEFLSKIIQASGSLDELNGLTTIAGKYEGTYIDGAWGQNPPVCDLVETGVDEIWVIETAFPKKRDRAPNNQEEREDRHEELLQNALVEHEKEKVDIVNEKLDLGLLINDLQTYKNSLDLIKSDPFKLSRLIEAFQHKYKDEYSPMPSDPDTIVQELLKKLSERKRRYVNVRFMRSPEIVAPLTAGARIITSPSFIREHFELGEQMVSGFV; encoded by the coding sequence ATGGATACTGAGACTAGCAGCACTAAGAAAAAAGTCGGTATAGCTTTTCAAGGCGGAAGCTTTCTGGCTGGAGCTTTGTCCGCCGGTGTTGTACGAGCACTTGTAAGAAAAAGGGTTTTCGAAGAGTACGATATTGTCGCATTTTCTGGCACATCCGCCGGCGCTCTTGTTGCTGCAGTTTGCTGGCAGTATGCACTGGATGATTGTATCGAGTCGGCGCCGGATGCACTTGAAAAACAGTGGCTTTACAACACATCTTCATTGCCCCTGATTCCCAATCAATTTGTGGGAGACTATTATAAACTTGTCACCAATCTTCTTCAGCACAATCCGATTTTTTATAATATTTTTGAGTTGTATTATGTGCCATATATGCGACAAAAATTTATTGAGTGGATTCACCAGTTTATTGATACAAAAAAATGTGTAACCCAGCTTTATAAAAAATACACAGAGCGTAGGGACTATCCAAGGTTTTCATTTGGCTCAGCAGACATTCTCAAGGGAACTATTGTTGGTTTTTCAGACGAAAACTTATTGCAGGTACTGAAAGAAGGTGTTGCTAAAAGCCAGCAGATCGCTGGTCGATCCTCAGTTAGTGATGATGATGTTCAACAAGGTTTAGACAAAGGGAGTGAATTTTTATCGAAAATCATCCAGGCGTCAGGTTCCTTAGATGAGCTGAATGGCCTCACCACCATAGCCGGTAAATATGAAGGCACCTATATTGATGGTGCATGGGGCCAAAACCCGCCGGTATGCGATTTAGTAGAAACTGGTGTTGATGAAATTTGGGTCATAGAAACGGCCTTTCCCAAAAAACGCGATCGTGCTCCTAACAACCAGGAAGAGCGTGAAGATCGACACGAAGAGTTACTACAAAACGCGTTGGTCGAACATGAGAAAGAGAAAGTGGATATTGTCAATGAAAAGTTGGATCTTGGTCTTTTGATAAACGACCTGCAAACCTATAAAAATTCATTGGATCTCATCAAATCTGATCCATTCAAACTATCCAGACTTATAGAGGCATTCCAGCATAAGTACAAAGATGAATACTCCCCAATGCCTTCTGATCCCGATACCATCGTTCAGGAGCTCCTAAAAAAATTATCCGAGAGAAAACGAAGGTACGTAAACGTAAGGTTTATGCGAAGCCCTGAGATTGTAGCCCCTTTGACAGCCGGCGCGCGTATCATCACATCTCCTTCGTTTATACGGGAACACTTTGAACTCGGCGAGCAAATGGTTAGTGGGTTTGTTTAA
- a CDS encoding carboxyl-terminal processing protease: protein MHLIRSIQRVSLILVLLSSTAMASIIPPLQYTDKQAETVKEVISRLHSHHYRDQPINDDLSKRFLAKYLENLDPARMFFYAKDIENFEKNSAKFDDFFKKGDLGPGFDIYHTYRQRLVSRLESVIEMLEDDTVAFSFDGKENLILDRKELPWPATRSDADELWYKRVKLSLLNLKLAGKELAEARETVARRYKNQLNRVKQQDSVDVFETMVNALTVLYDPHTNYWSERTSKNFDINMSLSLEGIGAVLQSEDEFTKVVRLVVGGPADKQGQLKAADRIIAVGQGEDGELVDIVGWRLDEVVNMIRGPKNTVVRLEVLPSESPVNGESRTISIRRGKVKLEDQAAKKAIMELSDGDTIYKVGVIHLPAFYIDFEAQNNRDPNYKSSKRDVARLLDELRKENVDGVILDLRNNGGGSLYEATMLTDLFIDQGPVVQIRSPDGRINRHHRSNSKARYRGPLIVMVNRLSASASEIFAGAIQDYQRGLIVGSQSFGKGTVQSVTPLLEGKLKITESKFYRVSGDSTQHRGIIPDINLPLLIDSDEVGESTYENALPWDQIHPVPHATYFDFSAFLPELVEHHNSRVSKDPDFNFILDQIEMMQHNKAKKVVSLNEKERIAEKESLEKEAMEIENKRRLAKHLPVYKNLVDYRKSETEDEEDQALAQNNYEIDVNGDTLLIETGNIMVDMIRILQTDAVKQASNF, encoded by the coding sequence ATGCATTTGATCAGATCAATTCAGAGGGTTTCCCTCATTTTAGTGCTCCTTTCAAGCACTGCCATGGCGAGCATAATCCCGCCACTCCAATACACCGATAAGCAGGCCGAGACCGTGAAGGAGGTTATTAGCCGGCTGCATTCGCATCATTATCGAGACCAGCCGATTAATGATGATCTTTCCAAGCGTTTTCTCGCGAAATACCTCGAGAACCTGGACCCGGCGCGTATGTTTTTCTACGCCAAAGACATCGAGAATTTCGAGAAAAACTCTGCGAAATTCGACGATTTCTTTAAAAAAGGCGATCTCGGTCCGGGGTTTGATATCTACCACACCTATCGCCAGCGCCTGGTATCCAGGCTGGAATCGGTCATTGAGATGCTCGAGGATGATACGGTTGCCTTCAGCTTCGACGGCAAAGAAAACCTCATACTCGATCGCAAAGAACTGCCCTGGCCTGCTACCCGTTCAGATGCGGATGAACTCTGGTACAAGCGGGTGAAATTAAGTCTGCTGAACTTGAAGCTGGCAGGTAAAGAGCTTGCCGAAGCCCGAGAAACTGTCGCAAGACGCTATAAGAACCAACTGAATCGCGTAAAACAGCAAGACAGCGTCGATGTGTTCGAAACCATGGTTAACGCGCTTACGGTTCTCTATGACCCGCACACGAATTATTGGAGTGAACGGACCTCTAAGAATTTCGACATCAACATGTCGCTTTCCCTGGAAGGCATCGGTGCGGTGCTTCAATCTGAAGACGAATTTACAAAGGTCGTGCGACTCGTCGTTGGCGGGCCCGCCGATAAGCAAGGGCAACTAAAAGCGGCAGATCGCATTATTGCGGTTGGTCAGGGTGAAGACGGCGAGTTGGTCGATATTGTCGGCTGGCGTTTGGATGAAGTGGTTAACATGATTCGAGGCCCCAAAAACACCGTGGTGCGCCTCGAAGTTTTGCCCTCGGAATCACCCGTAAATGGGGAATCTCGCACCATTAGTATCCGCCGCGGCAAAGTGAAACTCGAAGACCAAGCCGCAAAAAAAGCAATCATGGAGCTTTCCGATGGGGACACAATATACAAGGTCGGTGTTATCCACCTTCCTGCGTTCTACATCGATTTCGAAGCACAAAACAACCGCGATCCTAACTACAAAAGCAGTAAACGCGACGTTGCACGTTTGCTCGATGAATTACGCAAAGAAAATGTCGATGGTGTTATTCTGGATCTGCGTAACAACGGCGGTGGTTCACTCTACGAAGCGACTATGTTAACCGACCTCTTTATCGATCAAGGCCCGGTGGTTCAGATTCGCTCACCAGATGGCCGCATAAATCGCCACCACCGCTCCAATTCCAAAGCGCGTTATCGTGGTCCTCTTATTGTTATGGTCAATCGTTTAAGCGCATCCGCTTCTGAGATTTTTGCGGGGGCAATTCAAGATTATCAACGCGGTCTTATCGTGGGTTCTCAATCGTTTGGCAAAGGCACAGTTCAGTCGGTAACACCTTTATTGGAAGGTAAGCTGAAAATTACTGAATCCAAGTTTTATCGCGTCTCCGGCGATAGCACCCAGCATCGCGGTATCATTCCTGATATCAACCTGCCGCTGTTGATTGATAGCGACGAAGTTGGTGAATCCACCTATGAGAACGCCCTGCCCTGGGATCAAATACACCCAGTGCCCCACGCAACCTATTTTGATTTCTCGGCATTTCTACCAGAACTGGTCGAACATCATAATTCGCGTGTTTCCAAAGATCCGGATTTTAATTTTATTCTCGATCAGATAGAAATGATGCAACATAACAAGGCCAAGAAAGTAGTCTCTCTGAATGAAAAAGAGCGCATCGCTGAAAAAGAAAGTCTTGAAAAAGAAGCTATGGAAATCGAAAACAAACGCCGACTGGCGAAGCATCTGCCCGTATACAAAAACTTGGTAGATTATCGCAAGTCGGAAACTGAAGACGAGGAAGACCAGGCTCTCGCCCAGAATAATTATGAAATAGATGTAAATGGTGATACTCTTTTAATCGAAACCGGCAATATTATGGTCGATATGATACGTATCTTACAGACCGACGCGGTGAAGCAAGCGTCCAACTTTTAG
- a CDS encoding exodeoxyribonuclease-3: protein MKFVSFNVNSVRTRLHQLAAVVEKHNPDFIGLQETKVTDENFPVSDIENLGYSVEFFGQKTHYGVALLSKQPFKSVQKGFTSDAEDAQKRFIVGEFTTPKGAPLFVMNGYFPQGESNTHPVKFPNKRKFYSELQTLLEQKHTPEDNIVLMGDMNISPEDIDIGIGEDNRKRWLRSGKCSFLPEEREWLHTLMQWGFTDTLRAIEPSKEGLYSWFDYRSRGYEREPRRGLRIDLILATKNMAGQCQSAGIDLDIRGMEKPSDHCPIWTEFSN, encoded by the coding sequence ATGAAATTTGTGTCGTTTAACGTTAACAGTGTTCGTACTCGCCTACACCAACTTGCAGCGGTGGTAGAAAAACATAATCCTGATTTTATCGGTTTACAGGAAACCAAAGTCACCGACGAAAATTTCCCTGTATCAGATATTGAAAATCTAGGATATAGCGTAGAGTTTTTTGGGCAAAAAACTCATTATGGCGTCGCCCTGCTCTCTAAGCAGCCATTTAAATCTGTGCAAAAAGGCTTTACAAGCGATGCAGAAGACGCGCAGAAACGCTTTATTGTGGGCGAATTTACAACGCCCAAGGGTGCCCCACTGTTTGTTATGAACGGTTATTTTCCTCAGGGCGAAAGTAATACTCACCCAGTAAAATTCCCCAATAAACGCAAATTTTACAGCGAGTTACAAACCCTACTGGAACAGAAACATACTCCCGAAGACAACATTGTGCTGATGGGCGATATGAATATTTCACCTGAAGATATCGATATTGGTATCGGCGAAGACAACCGTAAACGCTGGCTTCGTTCCGGTAAATGCAGCTTTTTACCAGAAGAGCGCGAATGGTTGCATACGCTAATGCAATGGGGTTTTACCGACACCTTACGAGCTATTGAACCCTCTAAAGAAGGCCTATATAGCTGGTTTGATTACCGCAGTAGAGGTTATGAAAGAGAACCACGTCGTGGCCTGAGAATCGACTTGATACTGGCCACTAAAAATATGGCCGGACAATGTCAATCTGCGGGTATTGATCTCGACATTCGCGGCATGGAAAAACCATCAGATCACTGCCCCATCTGGACAGAATTCAGTAATTAG
- a CDS encoding signal transduction histidine kinase, translating into MFSFFIPTSKVQKDRRIMHETDARMAKYSRRGLVFNFLAYLICLMGGRFIDENRDLTVTLTIGLLLITLLRGFFLFRFDQLYPRAPQRWRNSYFVATLLGAFWWAVILVSVTLKLSMTNEAPLLWLYTVVFFSTTAHAFAPYQKFLSYYQFFGLVPAAFSAFFVGEVTSHLYAVLMLVFYLILTHQCRLISENYWERLEAAYALARKTQSIEEEKRDTRASAQLNREFLGCLRADLHTIVAQTRQAMRDMENGIANQSALKRCERDFERVFEDVSDFNNVLNKELALKNKVFNIRHELQHIVAEYIDDAEFDGIYIETSLSPTLPMRLKGDASRLSQVIRTLLSHCIKNMDKGIILFEVEFLREYETAGELYLNISSYSAQQRKRFFSDDSDRLPQANLSFAVARGIAELMNGSIEINEIPNEGVTYRMDAKFDIADQTGQLDFHKNTFQNNRILLVHKYLRILDAKRRELNALGFTVFTESNYKKAQLLLVQSYKDSKPIDSVLFFADEGDVDAKEFNNALIEHPELRYTHQLIAASKRQQRILANQGFIENDYVQLVDKPVGLFELETAFKNVYASREEEDEALASVDVQEIEPAKAKQAPIPILLISRREQARTVVGEALANLPNTMECITEDSKLAATLNKQEPQVILIDCDEDPTFIRVVDTIREAELSQNAEVYVPILGISSSSRATEGTAFELGVDDFIDLTNPNKNLKRIIQYWASLNNFGD; encoded by the coding sequence ATGTTTAGTTTTTTTATCCCTACCAGTAAGGTTCAAAAAGACCGGCGCATCATGCATGAAACCGATGCGCGCATGGCCAAATACAGTCGCCGTGGTTTGGTTTTTAATTTTTTAGCTTATCTGATTTGCCTTATGGGCGGGCGTTTTATCGACGAGAATCGCGATCTGACCGTAACGCTTACCATAGGCTTATTGCTCATTACTCTGCTTCGTGGTTTCTTCCTTTTCCGCTTTGATCAACTCTACCCCCGGGCACCGCAACGCTGGCGCAATAGCTATTTTGTGGCAACCCTGCTAGGCGCCTTCTGGTGGGCTGTCATCCTCGTGAGCGTGACACTCAAACTCAGCATGACGAACGAAGCTCCGCTGCTGTGGTTGTACACCGTAGTATTTTTTTCAACCACGGCACACGCCTTCGCGCCTTATCAAAAATTTTTATCCTATTACCAGTTTTTTGGTCTGGTGCCTGCCGCATTTTCAGCCTTCTTTGTTGGCGAAGTAACTTCACACCTGTACGCGGTACTCATGCTGGTGTTTTATCTCATACTCACCCATCAATGCCGTTTGATTTCTGAAAACTACTGGGAGCGCCTGGAAGCGGCCTATGCACTGGCACGCAAAACGCAATCTATCGAAGAGGAAAAACGTGATACCCGCGCCAGTGCGCAATTAAACCGGGAATTTTTAGGGTGTTTAAGAGCTGATTTGCACACCATTGTGGCGCAAACCCGCCAGGCCATGCGCGATATGGAAAATGGTATTGCCAACCAAAGCGCCCTTAAACGTTGTGAGCGTGATTTCGAGCGGGTGTTTGAAGATGTCAGTGATTTTAATAATGTACTTAATAAAGAATTAGCCCTTAAAAACAAAGTTTTTAATATTCGTCACGAGTTACAGCATATTGTTGCGGAGTATATTGACGACGCTGAGTTTGATGGCATTTACATTGAAACCTCGCTGTCACCAACGTTACCTATGCGACTTAAAGGCGATGCATCGCGACTTTCCCAGGTTATTCGAACGCTGCTGTCTCACTGTATTAAGAATATGGACAAAGGCATAATATTGTTCGAAGTGGAATTTTTAAGGGAATATGAAACGGCAGGGGAGCTATATCTCAATATTTCCAGCTATTCGGCACAACAGCGCAAGCGCTTTTTCAGTGATGATAGCGATCGGCTGCCACAGGCAAATTTGTCATTCGCAGTAGCGCGCGGCATTGCTGAGCTTATGAATGGAAGCATCGAAATCAACGAAATACCCAACGAAGGTGTTACCTACCGCATGGATGCCAAATTCGATATTGCCGACCAAACCGGGCAGTTGGATTTCCATAAAAACACCTTTCAAAATAATCGAATTTTACTGGTGCACAAATACCTGCGAATTCTCGACGCCAAGCGGCGTGAGCTAAATGCTTTGGGTTTTACTGTCTTTACCGAATCCAACTACAAAAAAGCGCAATTACTGTTAGTGCAAAGCTACAAAGACAGCAAACCCATCGACAGTGTTTTGTTTTTTGCGGATGAAGGCGATGTGGACGCGAAAGAGTTTAACAACGCCCTCATAGAACACCCGGAATTACGGTATACCCACCAGCTTATTGCAGCGAGTAAGCGCCAGCAACGTATTCTCGCAAACCAGGGTTTTATCGAAAATGATTACGTGCAACTGGTCGATAAACCTGTTGGTTTGTTCGAGTTGGAAACCGCATTCAAAAATGTATATGCCTCACGCGAAGAAGAAGATGAAGCGCTTGCCAGCGTGGACGTACAGGAAATTGAGCCAGCAAAGGCAAAGCAAGCACCTATACCAATTCTATTAATCAGCCGCCGCGAGCAGGCGCGTACTGTGGTGGGGGAAGCACTGGCAAATCTGCCGAATACAATGGAGTGCATTACCGAAGATTCAAAATTAGCTGCGACGCTCAACAAACAAGAACCTCAGGTTATTCTTATTGACTGCGATGAAGACCCTACGTTTATTCGCGTGGTCGACACCATTCGGGAAGCCGAATTGTCGCAGAATGCAGAAGTTTACGTGCCAATATTAGGCATTAGTTCGAGTTCTCGAGCAACGGAGGGAACTGCCTTTGAATTGGGTGTTGACGACTTTATCGATCTCACTAACCCCAATAAAAACTTGAAAAGAATTATTCAGTATTGGGCAAGTTTAAATAATTTTGGAGATTAG